The Peromyscus leucopus breed LL Stock chromosome 4, UCI_PerLeu_2.1, whole genome shotgun sequence genome segment ctccactctgcctgcctctatcacATGGGAAAGGGGTAGTTTTACATGAGATTAAGTCACTGGGTCCAACTGATCCAGacaagaaataataatataaacatcattgtttatcaaccaatatcCACATGTTGTGTTTAACATTTAAGCTAGATATTTATTTTAGAAGACTGCTTTCAACCTTTGTATTTGCTGTTTTCAGCTAATGATACATACATGCATTGTTTTGGGTCAGGGGCATAGAAGAATATCTAATTTAAGATCATAGCTTtgccccaggtggtggtggcgcacacctttaatcccagcactcaggaggcagagccaggcggatctctgtgagttcaaggacagcctggtctacagagcgagatccaggacaggctccaaagctacacaaagaaactctgtctcaaccccacccccccaataAAAGATTACAGCTTAAACAATCAGGCTGGGTACACAGTAGGACAGCAGCCTCAAGTCTGAGGTGACTTCAAGGTGTGTCATTAACTCgggctgtgaggtccagcaaaagttccGGGCTCTTAGAATGGAAGAGATACTTTCATACTCTTGGCCCCTCCACCGTGAACAGCATTGCTGTGAACAGTAGCATTTGGGTGTCTGTTCCTGTTCCTGTTTTGTAGACATTTGGACACATACATCAAAGTGAAATTGTTGGGTCATGTGGTAATTCTGGGTCGCCTTGGAGGAAACTACCCAATTGCCTTGCACGGAGCTGAACCACTTTACAAACCCTCCAGCGTTACCTGCCGGTTCCCACGTCTCTGCCTTCCTGGTCAGCAGCTACGGAGGAGTATGGGCCAAGTCCTGAACTCGGAGGTAGAAGAATTAATAGCACTGTAGggtgggaggatggctcagtgggtcaagtgtTTGCTGTGGAAGCCTGCGGAACTGAGTTCCAGCCACGGACTTCACAGAGAAGTGCTAGGCCTGTGGCGTGCGTTTGTGCCGCGTCACTGAAGGGCAAGGCAGGACTTGCTGAGTCCATGTCCGGTGTCCAAGCTGAGGATGCTAGAACGGTTAGACACACTTGCTCAGGAAACAAGGGGGCTTACGCAGTGCGGGCTGACGAGGCAGCGCCCCCTGCAGGCCTGTgtgatggtgctgtttgggaaggactgtAGAATTTAGAGGAGGTGGAGCCTCGGAGGAGGCAGCGGCTGGCTGTGGGCGGGCCTTGGAGTCTTGAGGACCCGCCCACTTTCTGTTGACCTCTGTAACTCCCCTGCCGTGCAAGAGCACCTTCAGACTGCGAGCCAGAAGgaacccttctttcttccttccgtCGCTTTTGTCCGGTGTCTGTCACGGAAGAGACAAGGGACTATTCTCTTGTCCGCTTTGATGCCACTCAGTCCACCGACCTAGTAGATGCTGTTTGCATTCACGGTGAGTCTTTCCCCATGTAGCCGGGCCTGTCTGGAAATACCCTCACTAGCACGTCCAGAAGTGGGCTTTACTGACCCCCGTGTGTCTCTCAATCCACCCAGGTGAAAATGAAGATGAGCCGTCCTACCGGCTCTGCTTTTtaatatgttgttgttgttgtttttattttgttttttataaatgtTAGATTTATAAAAAGGTGGCAGAGGGTGCAGAGAGCTCACCTGTGCCCCCCACCCCGTTTCCCTTCATGCTGGCATAGTGCTGTGTCTGTGGAAAGGAAGCCTTTAAGACTGACCCAATGCTAACTGGTAACCAGATGTTAGACTTGCTGCAGAGTTGGCCAGGTCTTTTCTCTGTCCCAGAGAACAGCGGGGACCCCGAAAGTGCCCGCAGCTCAGCTCCTTGTTAATCAAGGCTTCTAGTGCCCTCGGCTCCCAGGCTCATGTTGCCCTGTGTCCAGTGGGAACCATGTTCGTCGACTCTCCGGACGCTTGGAGAAGCTAGAAGGGACTGAAGAGGTGAACGGGATGGAATAGTGGGCTAGAACACCGAAGGTCACTACTGCAGCTTCAGTGGCCTGTTCTCGCCAGCTGACCCCCTGCATCCTCTCAtggtgtgggaggggaggagaggggagaggaaggaagaggggaggaaagctCTCTGGCACGCCTCTCCCCATCAAAGCACTCACCCCACTGAAAAGCCCCCGAGACTTTGTCTGAAGCCGACTACCTCCCAAAGGCCCCATCTTCCGATATCGCGGCACCGGAAGTTAGCGTTCGGCATCTGGATGTGGGAGAGACACAGTAACACGGTTCAGCCTGTAGTGCAACCAGAACGGAGGGTGAGAGAATCTCCGCTGCTTCCACACCCAGGATGGGGGAGTTTGTTGTGAGACCCCTCCTCACATTCCTGGAACCCCCTTCTTCACTGAGCCCTGGAAACTCATCTCCATAACAAGGCACTTGCCTGTGTTCTAGGCCCTCCTTTCCCAGGAAGCCTTCCTGCCATCCAGAGATGTAGGAATGCAGACACATGGGACCCACAAGCTGGACCCTTCACAAACACACTAGGTGGGGCTGGTTCCCTGCAGCTCCTGCATTAATTTTATTGGTAGCCTTCTGAAAATCAGGCTTTAACTAATGGACTTTAAGAATGAGACTCTGGCTTGAGGCCAGATCGACAGAGCCGTTTTTGGAGTTTGGTGGAGTGCACACTGGTGCTGACCTGTAGCTACCCAGGGCCAAGCTGCCGACTGCTAGGacggaggaggtggaggacatgtGGGGGTCATGACTTCTTGAAAAGCAATGGACTGCATCATGCATGATGGgcctgggtagatggctcagttgataaaatgtttgccttgcaagcacatgGACCCGAGTTTGGTCCCTAGAACTCCTACTCAAAAGCAAAATGtctggcacagtggcacacacttgaaaTCCCAACTCTGAGAAGTCAGAGCCAGCAGGTCCCTGAGGCTAGCCAGCCAGCACACTTGGTGTGTTCCAcatgagtgagagaccctgtcttttttaaaaagaaaatggtgggtaagggctggagagatgtctcagcctTTAAagctagactcacaaccaaaatataaaaatggtgaatggtgcctgaggaatgacatctgaggttgtcctctggctttcagaCACACACAATCGCATgcacaaagaacacacacacacacacacacacacacacacacacacacacacaccaagaaaactTCCAAAACCCAAATAAGTGGCAGAACAGCAGGAGTTACAGACCTGGTCGTCTGTCACTAGGCAGCTCTGTGATTTGAGAGAACTCTCTGGGGGTTGTAAATTCCTTGAGTGGGAAGCATGTCTTCAGTCTGTTCTCAGAACCTGTAGTCAGAGTTCAATACTGCGGCCTTAGGGTTACTCTTCTATTACATTTGCTgtagaacacacagacacaggatgTAACATTCATCCATTTCTAGGTATACAGCTCTCAGGCATCAAATTAGATCCATGATGCTGTGGTCATCACCTCAATCGGCTTCCCAAACTTTTTCACCTTGCCAAAGTCAAAGTCTGTCCCCATGAGCAGTAACCCCGCATTCCTCCCAACCCCCCACAACCTCTACTCTGTGCATTTCGAGGTACCTTATGTAAGTGGATTTTAAACTATGGCTTATGGTCACATGGTCATGTGACCAAATATGAGGTCACAGAAAAATTTGACAACAGTAAAATGTTGCCAAACGTGCAATTATCAAAAGTTAAATCAAACACGTCGTGATGCTGAGATATCTGGGACAATGTTCCCATGAGTTGCCTTGTGGTGTGCATGCgcttgcatgcacatacacaaacacatacacacacacacacacacacacacacacacacacacacacacacacacgatgcttTGCACTGGGCATTGCCAACATGCTACACAACATCCATGAATGCTGCCTGATACACCTCTGCTCAGATTGGAAGCTAGTGAGTGTTAGGAATTGCActgttcctcctgctcttctAAATACCTCATGGTTTAATTACGGAAAGCAAAGACTTTCAACATTTATCTCCCTTCCTCCCTAGGATGTAAGCATCAAATTAGTATATCTTTGAATGGGATtgtgttagaaaacaaacacatcttcCTCAAAAGCAAATTTGTGTTTTATCCTTAATAGATGATAAAATTATGTGCACACCGAaggatttttaattaaatttctttgttatttatttttatacatattttatattcctATATAACATTTTTCAAGCAAAAAGTGGTCATGATGGAAAAGGTTTAGGAATCAGATCAATTGCTAAAATGCTTGTTTTGGAGCCATGTAGACCTGAGTAGGAGCTCCAGAACTCATGTCAACAAAATTGTGTGTGGCATGTGCTGGGCAAGAGGAGACGGGCAGATCCCCGAGCCCGGAGCCAGCTACCTagtcagcctggcctacttggcaagttctagaccagtgagaaactctgtctcaaaacagatacacaaaaaaaccaaaagcaaaacaaaaaaaaccacacacacaaaggtgagTGGCACTTgagacccaaacacacacacacacacacacacacacacacacacacacacacaccaccccagtCTCTATGTGTTCATTTTACTCCTCTGTCTATGGATAGGCACCTATGAGAGATGGCTTTCTCTTGGCTCTTTCCTTTGAAGTACATTCTCACACAAATAAGTATCAGTTTTTTCTTCCTTGGCTCTCTACCTAGGAGTGGAATTGTTGTGTGGTGGCCCTGGGTGTGACCACTTTTCTCGTTTGAGAAACTGCCAATTGTTTTCACTTTAAAACAGAACTGTTTGAAAGTGCTTAGCGCTGTTCCAGGGGTGATGGGTGTCCCTCGGAGAAGGAGACTGAAGCCACCTGGGCTCAGACTGGCCTTCTGGCTGTGCAGTTTCTAGCTCTCCCTGGGGATGACAGGGATCAGATGTGTTTGTGACTCAAAGGCCTTCCCTCACACCAGAGCTGCATGGTTTCTCGGTCTGGGATCAACTGTATACTAAAGCTTAACGTTCGCCACAGAGAAATTAGTCTCCAGACTTCAGAAATGGCCATGGTATGTGAAGACATTTCCAGTTTCATTCCTAGTACTTGAACTCCAAACGTGATTGCTGTAAGGACTGAAGGAAAAGCCAGGAAGTTTAACTGGGAAGGTGGAAAGTGGGATGTCGCTAAGATCAGAGCCCAACAACATGGACCAGAGTTACAGAACAGCTTAGATCAAGCTAGGTGTGGCCAGGACAGCAAGGGAGCAGGTGACAGGGAGTTGTCTGAGCatctttttatttaactttaaaaagatttatatacTTATGTATGGGTGTTCTGTTAGCATGTATGCCCATATGCcacaagagagcatcagatcccattaaggatgcttgtgagccactatgcaccgtgtggttgctgggaattgaactcagtgcttgtaaatgctgagccatctctccaacccctgtttTAGAATCTTAAGGTCTGGGTTCAGATTTCAGCTTTTCTGCTTCTAGTTGGGGTAGATCTTAACTTTCcccaaatttacatttttttcatttgtaaaataaggACATTATGGAAACTGTGTGAAATTATTTGGATTAAATAAATCCACATAGGTGAGATGATTCTCATGGTGTCAGCGGCTTACTCTGCTCTTCCTAGGTCCTGAGAACAAATCCCTGGGGCCCTGCTGAACTGGGAAAGCTGGGCTCAGTTATGGCTCCATGCACACGTGCGTTTGCAAGTCTCTGGGTGCAATCCTGAAGAGCATAGAATAATACTGAATTCTTTGCAAATGTATTGCATGTGTTGTGTTCTGCAACTTCCGAGGCCAGCTTGCCTTGTCTTACTCATTCCTGTTGTGGTTTTTCAGTGTTTCTAGCTACATTCCTAAACTCTGCTGAGAAGTAAGAGAGCAAATGTAACTAACACTTCAACAGATAATAACCACTTCAGaaacctttctccctttcctggtTTCAGAAACATACTTTAAATCAAGAGTTTTTTGTAGTATTTGCCTGTTGATTGCCCTAAAGTTACCTTTGGGCCAGGGAAATGGGTTAGCAGGCGAGGGTAATTATGGCAGCACAAGCCTGATGCCCTAAACTCCATCCTAGAACCTGTGCTAAGAGCTGGAGTTGGCAGCATGaagctataattccagcactccgctGGCGGGTGGTGGGAAGCATAGAGAGAAGAAATCCCTCCCCTGTCCCCCCTCCcgccacctccccctcccccaagcttGCCTTGAGTAGGTAACAGAGCTGCAGAAATAACAAGAAAGGCTCTGCCTCAATGAAGGGGAAGATGAAAACCGACCCCTAAAAGTTGTCCCCTGATTTCCATGCATGTGGCATGGCATGTGTGACACATGCGcgccgcgcgcacacacacacacatacacacacacgcatgcttttttttttttttaaagtttaaagctacctaatttcctttctgttgtttcctctgtgtccacATCAAATGCTTTGTCTTTGGGGGAGTCTAGTAGACAGGTTTTCCTAGTAGGTATGAAACTGTATGTCTAAATAAAGCActctttatgctttaaaaataacagttatagggctggggagatgactcagtggttaggaacactggctgctcttccagaagacctgggttcaattcccaggttctacacggtggctcacagccatctgtaattccagttccagggactccagtgccctcttctgacctccatgggcaccaggcatgtgtgtggtgtacagacatacatgcaggcaaagcacccgtccatgtacaattttttttaaagaaaagaaaacaaaaataattagcaATGTCAATACAACAGAAAACTCTGAGTATCCAAGCCAAACTCAGAAAGGAACACTTTTTTTGGAGGCTCGCTTTTATTTACTGCAAAGGTTTTATTTACTACAAGATCATAGCAGTGTGAACAGAGATCACCGCCATTAACAGGACTTGAGGGAAATGGCATGTGTGGTAAGCGTGAAAGGACTAAAGGACTTCCTCTTTCCCATCTTCCCCAGcgctggctggggctgggggctgggggcagagGCCGTCTCAGTCTCAGTTTCTGCTCACCCTTGCTGATGTAACTCGATGAGCCGACCTGCAAACACCGCCAGTGTCCCGATGAGACATACCAGCATAAAGATTCCAAGGAGAATATGGtccatcaccatggcaacataCTTCCATTCCTCAGATGCCTGGAAGGGAAGAGGGCAGTAGACAGGATCCCTTAAGATGGGGCACAGGCTCATAGCATCCCCTACTGGCCTGGCCTTCAACATATAAATCTCCAACCTTAACACTCGAGTCTGATATTATGATCTTATTTTTTCGTGTAATTATTTGAAATTGATTAAAATGAGTTACTAAAGTGCCCTAGGGGTAGTCAACCCAGCACATCTGAGGTCAGTAGCTGTAGCTTGGAGCCAACTCAATGCTCAGGTCAAATCCACCTGTCACACTCATGCGTTTGATCATTTAAACCCAGAGGTGCGGACTTGAAGCCACAAAGCTTACATTATTGGACTCCTGGTCTGACTTCATGGTCTCTGCGATGTACTTAACACCCTCGATGGCACTTTTCACCTCGGGGTGCTTGATCAGCGGAGAGTGGAAGCCCACAGGTGGAGGCCCCGGCTTCCCGGAAATGTCAGAGATATCTATGTCTTCTGTGAAaatctttttctcttgtttgtcTCTGGATGGTCTTTTCATTGTGGAGAAAAACATAATGTTTGGGATAGTGTCGATAAAAACctaacataaaaaagaaattcatggCATGAGACTTCTTGTCAACATTTCAAGAACCACTGTCTTTGAATTTGCCATGTAATCTTGGGAGAATCACTCAGCATCTCTAGTCCTCACCCTCCTTGAACTTAAAACCAGAGGACAGCTCTGCAGGGTCAAGGACAATACATCTGGTTGGAGGCTACAGCTATGTTCTGTAATGTGAGCAGTTGGCCACTGGAGGGAGCCTGTGTGCAGCCACCAGACTTGACAACGTGTTTTGGGGGCCATATGATTAAAGACCAGTCCTGAAGCCTCAAGTACGTAAACACTTAGCCACACAGAATAACTCGACTGTTTCCTTCTGTTCTTGTTCCTGATGTTAAGTATACAGAGTCGTCTAACAGGAACAGTTAGTGTCCCCCAGAAAGCCTCCATGGTAAGCCATTATTACTGACACTAATTCCACACAGCTTAGAATCTGTATGATGTTTATCAAATACGGGCATATTTGGGTCAGGGATATAATGCTTGTCAAGAATGTTCAGggccctgagctcaatccccagcatgACCACAAAATCaactgattaaaataaaaagacatacgTGAGGTATTAACACATTTTCAGTTCAATAACATAAATATTCGAGAGCACTCTCCTCACACCAgggccctcctctctctcctcctgcttatTCTATTCTCAACTGACGATTTTTACCAGTGAAAATAAGCATGTCTGTTCACAAATTGGGAAACACACCAATAGAAGTCTTAAGAATGTCCTtgtctggtgtggtggcacacgcctttaatcccaacactcaggaggcagaggcaggtggatctctgtgagttcaagccagcctggtctacagagtgagttccaggacaggcaggactacacagagaaaccctgtctcaaaaaaaaaaaaaaaaaaaaaaaaaaaaaaaaaaccagaaccccaaaacaaaaaaaaaaaaaaacaaaacaaacaacaacagcaaagaatGGGATCTATTAATTTCTAATCAGAACTCCATAAATTTTTGTGGGTTTTactcattttacttttcttctgtcTCGAGGAAGGCTACATGATCTGTCCCCACAGAACACTGCTCCCGCTTCCCTAAGCCCAGGAAGGTCTTTCAGTCCCGAGTATTCCAGGTGTTAGCTAGGACGTGGCTGGTGTCACTGAAGGGGAGACCTGTGAGTCTGGGCACTCACCTTCCGCACCCACTCGGGcatgacgtgggtgctgggcGAGCGGTGGTGGGTGTTGATAACGATGACGGTGATGATGATGGACGCGATGACGAACACCATGGTGAACAGCATGTACTTCCCGATCAAAGGCACGGCACTGGAGGTGGAAGGGATCAGCTCCACGATGACCAGGAGGAACACAGTGAGGGACAGCAGGACAGAGATGCTCAGAGTCATCTTCTCCCCTGGAGAGACGCGAGGAAGAAATGCAGCGCCCGCCCACTCCTGGAACCCCAGGACTTCAGGGGTGACTGTATTTGGATAAGTATTAAGAAGATAATTATGACAAAACAGGAGTGGGGGAGTGACCGGTGTCACAGTAAGGGGGACTTTGGACACAGGCGTGTACAGGAAGACCATGTGAGGACGTGGAGAAGGTATCCATGCCAGGACAGGAGATTGGCCTCAGAATAGACGAAGCCTgttggctccctcctctcagtttGAGCTTTCAGAGCTGTGAAAACCCCATGCTGCTATGGTTTAAAGCCCCATGTGGCATTCCATCAAGGCAATCCTTGGACACTCATCCAAGGCGAAGGAATGTGGCCGGCATGTTCTCAAAGGATAATTCTGGGGATTTCTCTCCTGCGTGACCACAGCGTCTTCACCCTACTGAGCATCAAGTGGCCGCTGTTTCCGTTACAGGTTGCCAAGCAGCGAAGGGCGACTTCATTTCATGCCCTAGACTCTTGGTTTTTGTTAGGACTCAGGAAAACAAGAGAGATTCTGGGTTGGCAAGCTAGACCCAGGGTGGAAGTTTGACTAAACCTCAGTACTGGTCTTTTTGTTAGCCAGCAGATGGCTGGGCCGTCCAGAAATATTGCTCTCAGTATGAAGTGAGGTACAAggtcaaactgaaaaaaaaaaagacaaactctGCCATTGAGGAGCTGTCTTCAGCGTGCCCAGGGGCTCCTGACCTCCCTCTAGAAACTTTGTCTTCTCATTCATTTtataaggttttttgttgttgtttgttttttgttaagtAGGGATTTCCCTAAGCTCCTGTCTTTTTTCTGCAGGCCCCGAGACTCAGGAGTCCTGGCTaggcagacagcaggaaggtCAGGTGGGGTATTATAGAGAACCTTGGGCTGCTCTTGTTGGGAGTCCTGGTGGTAGTGGGGTTTCTCATATTGCCCTGCCTGCTGTTATTATAGACCTCTTCGTAGCCTTCCAGATGGTAAACATGCAGCCAGCCTTCTGTGTCTGAATATTTTGCAAGAATTCAACCAAACTCGTGTTGGAAATATtcagaaatattaaattatatctaCACTGAATATATGCAGATTTTTCTGCTGCTATCACCCAGACAATACAGTATGATAGCTATTTGTGTAGCCTTTACAGCAtatcaagaaataattttaagtatcAAAGGTTGTGCAGACATTCCATGTGACTACGATGCCATTGTATACGAAGGACTTGAGCATCCTTGGATTTCAGGACCCATGGCATCCTAGAACTGGTCTCCTGTGAATCCTGGGGAGTAACTAAACACAGCAGACACAGAGTAAAGCTTGAAGTTCTCAATTCTACTCCCCAAGGAAGTTTGAATTATGAAGGTTAAGCTATCAAGTTACTTACCATTTCTTCTCTAATAACACTACTATTTAGCTATGTACTAAGTAGTCATAACTCATTATACAGTCATAATTCAGCATTTATAGATGCTAATTAGTTTCCGTGTCGCACTAGGCAGTGTTTTCTCCACTTGCTTTCAGAAGTTTCATTGATTGGGAAGTTGGAAATATTTATTTGCACGTATTTGTTCCAGAGGAAATACGGGAGGCAGAGAGACGACTCAGccgtcaagagcactggctgctccgttcccagcatccacactgcagctcacaaccttctgtacgTGCGATGCcaggggaactgatgccctctttgggcctccgTTAGCACCAGGCACacccatgtatgcacacacatacatgtaggcaaaatactcatacatgttaaaataaagaagtagaaatgggggtgggggccgCTGCAGAGCTTGCTAAATGGTCaagagcacttagtgctcttTCCAGggaacttgagtttgattcccagctatGAGCTCCACTCAAGTCATACAGCCGACTCAGCAACTGTCCGTCTGCATCCTGTCCAGATCCAGGTCCTGTGGATTTGGGTCCCTGTGCCTCTGGTAGCACACAGTTATTCCTGGCTACCCCTGAAATAGCAGCACGGACTCCATGGCAGCTGTAGTCATGGCAACCGCACTCACCTGAGTCTGTGGGCAGGTAGAACACCAGGCTGGTTAAGAAGGAGAAGAGCAGGCAGGGAATGATGACGTTGACGATGAAGTAGAGGGGCAGGCGCTGCATGACGAAGTGGTAGGTGATGTCCAGATAGGGCGTGTTGGGGCAGCAGGAATAAAACACCCAGTGTTTCCAGCCCCGGGCCTCCTTGATCACCCACTCTCCACTCTCCATGAAGTTACTCAGATCCGGCTGGTCGC includes the following:
- the Chrna1 gene encoding acetylcholine receptor subunit alpha, yielding MHTGGVKQELPSQLASKARSQAPARVPGSRQAAGGWRPHQRPQPMEFPAFLELLVLCSAGLVLGSEHETRLVAKLFEGYSSVVRPVEDHREIVQVTVGLQLIQLINVDEVNQIVTTNVRLKQQWVDYNLKWNPEDYGGVKKIHIPSEKIWRPDVVLYNNCDGDFAIVKFTKVLLDYTGHITWTPPAIFKSYCEIIVTHFPFDEQNCSMKLGTWTYDGSVVAINPESDQPDLSNFMESGEWVIKEARGWKHWVFYSCCPNTPYLDITYHFVMQRLPLYFIVNVIIPCLLFSFLTSLVFYLPTDSGEKMTLSISVLLSLTVFLLVIVELIPSTSSAVPLIGKYMLFTMVFVIASIIITVIVINTHHRSPSTHVMPEWVRKVFIDTIPNIMFFSTMKRPSRDKQEKKIFTEDIDISDISGKPGPPPVGFHSPLIKHPEVKSAIEGVKYIAETMKSDQESNNASEEWKYVAMVMDHILLGIFMLVCLIGTLAVFAGRLIELHQQG